In the Planctomycetia bacterium genome, ACTTATTCAACGGGCCGGCCATGACGAACTCCGGAAAAGGCTAAAGGCAGCGAATGCTTCGGCAATTAGGGAAACGAAGGTTGCCATTATCGTCGAACCGGGCTCGGCGTAAAGGCTACGATAGCTTCCGAGGCGAGCGGCCGGTGTGAACCGGCCGTTTCCGTCAACGCGGCGTTACGGAGAGTCCATCGCTACGATCGCCGCGAGCCCTTCGCGAAACGACGGAAACCGCAGCTCGCAGTCGATCTCGCGGAGCAGCTTTGCGTTGGAGATCCGCTTATCGGAAGCCGCACGCAGCGCCGCCGGCGAATCGAGACACGGCGCGGCGAATTTCGGTTCGGGGGCGTTCAGCAACCGGGCCAATTCGCCGTAATACTCGCGCCGCAGGCCAGGCCGACCATCGGCTACGCAGTAGGTCGCCGGAGTCCGAGCTTGCTCGACGGCAACCGCCACGCGGGCCGCATCGTCGACATGGATCAAGTTGAGATAGCCATCGGCCGGAGCATCGATCGGCTCGCCGCGCAAGAGCGGCTCGCGGCGCGGGATCCGGCCGGGGCCGTAGATGCCGGCGAGACGCAACACCACGGCATTCGCACCGAGCGGATGCGCCGCGATCGCTTGCTCGGCCGCGAGGCAGGCTTTGCCCCCTTCGCGCACCGGCCGGCACTCGGTTCGCTCATCGACCCAATCCCCTTCGGCATCGCCGTAGACGCCGGTCGAGCTGATATAGATGAACTTCGCAGGAGCCGACGAGCCGGTCGACGCGAGCGCCGCGAGTACGTTGCCGACACCCCCGGCGTAAACATCGTGGATCGACGCAGTCTGTGAACTTTTGCGATCGTAGCCGACGGTGAAGAGGACCGTTTCGGCCGGCGGCAGATGCGCGAGCGAGCGCGGGTCGCCGACATCGGCGACGATCGCCCCGTAGCCGTCGTTGCGCAACTCTCGGGCTTTCTCTTCGCTACGAGTAACCACGGTCACCGGCGAACCGGCCTCGCGCCACAACCGCGCCACGCGCGAGCCGAGATAACCGTGGCCGAACAGAAGTTTCATGATTTCGGCTCGTCGTCGAGCGCTTGAGGCACGGCGTTGCCGCGCTCGGTCGACTCGAGATACGCCGTGAGCAGAATCTGCGCGGCGAGTTTGTCGAGTCGTTCCTTGCGGCGCTTCGGCGGCACTTGCTGATCCGCGAGCATTTGCTGCGCGATCGAGGTCGTGTAGCGTTCGTCGAAGAAGTCGATCGGCAGGCCCGTCAGTTCGCCGAGCCATGCGCCGAAGGCTTTCGCTTCGACCGACTTTTCACTCGCGCGTCCGCTCGTATGGACGGGGAGTCCGACGACGAAGCGGGCGATGCTTTCTTCTTTCGCGAGCTTACGGAAGTATTCGGCATCGAGGGGGCGGGTGCGGCGCGTGTAGTTGTCGTAAGGGCTCGCCAGCGTTTGGCTCGCGTTGCTCACTGCCACACCGATGCGCACAGTGCCGTAATCGACGGCCGCGATCCGACCGTGCGGCTGCTTCGTCGTCGCATCGTCGCTCATGGCAAGCGCGGCAGCGGAGTGCGAAGCTCGGCGGTCGTGAAGTGGCCGTGTTGCAGGAATTGCAACGTCCGGCGATGCGATTCCTGTTCGGAGATGAGCTTCATGTGACGCAGCGGAACGATCGCGAAGTCGGCCGCGCCGGGCAGCTTCGTCTCATCGACTCCGACCGTGCCGTCGTCGTCGCCGTCGATGCCGTCGTGCCAACCTTTGCCGTCTCCCTTGCCGCCGGCGAGGATGCCGAATTCGCACGCGGGGATCGCGAGCTTCCCCTTGATTTCGTTGAAGCGGGGCCCAAGCTGCTCGCCGCCGTCGCCGACGACGAACTTGAACAACTCGCGACCGACTTGCGACTCGGCCCACAGGTTCGCCCGCTGAGCCCCTTGGTTCGGCGGGCCGAGCATGACGTAGCGGCGCAAGCGTGGGAGCGGAGCTGCGACGACTTGCTCTGCACCGGGCAGCGTAGCTTCGGCGGCGACATCGCCGAGCCAATGCCGCGTGACGAGGTTGCCCATGCTATAGGCGACGACGTCGACCGTTTCGACCCCTTCGAGCCGGCGAATCAGTCGGCCGAGCGAAGCGGCATGGTCGGGAATCGATTCGCGCGTGCTCGGGTAGCCGACTTGAAGAACCGTGTACTTACCTTGGTCGCGCAAGTGCTGCGCCAGCGGCGTCATCGAATGTCGCGTGCGCGCCATGCCGTGCAACACGAGCACGACATGCTTCGGAAGCGGCGCAAGCTTGTATGTCTGCTTGATCTCGGCGAGCTTCTCGCGGCATTGCTCGAAGGTCCCCCAGGCGTAGCGTTCGTCGCGGCCGTCGAGCAGCCGATAGTGGCCGGTCGAAACGTGGCGCTGGATGCGATAGTCGTAGAAGACTTGCTCGTCGGCCCAGTATTGCAAGCCGCCGAACGTCGGCAGCTCCCAGTTCGGCGGCGCGCCG is a window encoding:
- a CDS encoding SDR family oxidoreductase — its product is MKLLFGHGYLGSRVARLWREAGSPVTVVTRSEEKARELRNDGYGAIVADVGDPRSLAHLPPAETVLFTVGYDRKSSQTASIHDVYAGGVGNVLAALASTGSSAPAKFIYISSTGVYGDAEGDWVDERTECRPVREGGKACLAAEQAIAAHPLGANAVVLRLAGIYGPGRIPRREPLLRGEPIDAPADGYLNLIHVDDAARVAVAVEQARTPATYCVADGRPGLRREYYGELARLLNAPEPKFAAPCLDSPAALRAASDKRISNAKLLREIDCELRFPSFREGLAAIVAMDSP
- the ruvX gene encoding Holliday junction resolvase RuvX yields the protein MSDDATTKQPHGRIAAVDYGTVRIGVAVSNASQTLASPYDNYTRRTRPLDAEYFRKLAKEESIARFVVGLPVHTSGRASEKSVEAKAFGAWLGELTGLPIDFFDERYTTSIAQQMLADQQVPPKRRKERLDKLAAQILLTAYLESTERGNAVPQALDDEPKS